A region from the Schistocerca serialis cubense isolate TAMUIC-IGC-003099 chromosome 1, iqSchSeri2.2, whole genome shotgun sequence genome encodes:
- the LOC126474676 gene encoding 40S ribosomal protein S5 encodes MTDVETWGDEDPAVMETEATLPVAQPAELPEIKLFGRWSCDDVQVSDMSLQDYIAVKEKNAKYLPHSAGRYAAKRFRKAQCPIVERLTNSLMMHGRNNGKKLMAVRIVKHAFEIIHLLTGENPLQVLVSAIINSGPREDSTRIGRAGTVRRQAVDVSPLRRVNQAIWLLCTGAREAAFRNIKTIAECVADELINAAKGSSNSYAIKKKDELERVAKSNR; translated from the exons ATGACAGACGTCGAGACCTGGGGTGATGAGGATCCGGCAGTGATGGAAACTGAAGCAACATTGCCTGTTGCTCAGCCTGCAGAACTGCCAGAAATAAAGTTATTTGGTAGATGGAGTTGCGACGATGTTCAAGTTTCAGACATGTCCCTACAG GATTACATTGCTGTCAAAGAAAAGAATGCCAAATATCTTCCCCATTCTGCTGGGCGATACGCAGCCAAGAGATTCCGCAAGGCGCAGTGCCCAATTGTGGAAagattaactaattcacttatgaTGCATGGCCGCAACAATGGAAAGAAGTTAATGGCCGTGCGCATTGTAAAGCACGCATTTGAAATCATACACCTTCTTACGGGAGAG AATCCGCTGCAGGTTTTAGTGTCAGCTATAATTAATTCAGGTCCCCGGGAAGACTCGACACGTATCGGTAGAGCAGGAACGGTGCGTCGTCAAGCAGTTGATGTGTCTCCGTTAAGAAGAGTGAATCAG GCAATCTGGTTGCTGTGTACTGGAGCAAGAGAAGCAGCTTTCAGGAATATTAAAACTATTGCGGAATGTGTTGCTGATGAACTCATTAATGCAGCAAAG GGATCTTCCAACTCCTATGCTATCAAGAAGAAAGACGAACTTGAGCGTGTTGCAAAATCAAATCGTTAA